Proteins co-encoded in one uncultured Draconibacterium sp. genomic window:
- a CDS encoding family 43 glycosylhydrolase → MNIKKSFTLAIIFVVSAFTVLAQNPIIRDQFSADPTARVFNGKVYVFPSHDIPAPPNKNLRENWFCMPDYHVFSSENLGEWIDHGVVVSQNKVPWVDSTSYSMWAPDCIERNGKYYFYFPANKNAAGPNGRKGFGIGVAIADKPEGPYVPQENPIEGIFGIDPNVLIDKDGQAYLYFSMGNIYVAKLKDNMTELESKPVAIANLPEKGMKEGPFVFERNGKYYLTFPHVENETERLEYAMGDSPEGPFTMTGVIMDESETGCWTNHHSLIEYNGQWYLFYHHNDYSPDFDKNRSVCIDSLFFNADGTIQKVTPTKRGVGITPASGKIQLDRYSAISENGAKIAFNDAKNTFAGWKTILDNKGAWISYNTVSFEKKKAGKVVMNASALNGGKVELRIDAFDGPVLAEINVPESKEMTVSKTKINKVEVGIHNIFVVAANDNPVEIDWISFE, encoded by the coding sequence ATGAATATCAAAAAATCCTTTACTCTTGCCATAATCTTTGTCGTATCGGCGTTTACGGTTTTGGCGCAAAATCCGATAATCAGAGATCAGTTTTCGGCCGATCCAACGGCTCGTGTATTTAACGGTAAGGTATATGTCTTTCCATCGCACGATATTCCTGCTCCGCCCAATAAAAACCTGCGTGAAAATTGGTTTTGTATGCCCGATTATCATGTGTTTTCATCAGAAAATCTTGGCGAATGGATCGATCATGGTGTAGTTGTTAGTCAGAATAAAGTGCCATGGGTTGATTCTACATCATACAGCATGTGGGCTCCCGATTGTATCGAACGTAACGGAAAATATTATTTCTATTTCCCAGCCAATAAAAATGCAGCTGGTCCCAATGGTCGCAAGGGCTTTGGAATTGGAGTTGCCATTGCCGATAAACCAGAAGGCCCTTACGTTCCGCAGGAAAATCCTATTGAAGGTATTTTTGGTATCGATCCAAATGTTCTGATCGACAAAGACGGGCAGGCCTATTTGTATTTTTCGATGGGCAACATTTATGTGGCCAAACTAAAAGACAACATGACGGAGCTGGAGTCGAAGCCGGTAGCCATTGCCAATTTACCAGAAAAAGGGATGAAAGAAGGACCATTTGTTTTTGAACGAAACGGAAAATACTACCTTACATTCCCTCATGTGGAAAATGAAACCGAACGGTTGGAGTATGCCATGGGCGATAGCCCTGAAGGTCCGTTTACCATGACCGGAGTGATTATGGACGAATCGGAAACGGGATGCTGGACTAACCATCATTCACTGATCGAATACAACGGACAATGGTATTTATTTTATCATCACAACGATTATTCGCCGGATTTCGACAAAAACCGATCGGTATGTATCGACAGCTTGTTTTTTAATGCCGATGGTACCATTCAAAAAGTTACTCCAACAAAACGAGGTGTTGGTATAACCCCCGCATCTGGTAAAATTCAGCTCGACCGCTACAGCGCGATAAGTGAAAATGGCGCAAAAATAGCTTTTAACGATGCCAAAAATACTTTTGCAGGTTGGAAAACTATACTTGATAATAAGGGGGCGTGGATTTCATACAACACCGTAAGTTTTGAAAAGAAAAAAGCAGGAAAAGTTGTGATGAATGCCAGTGCTTTAAACGGAGGCAAAGTAGAACTGAGAATTGATGCATTCGATGGTCCTGTTTTGGCAGAAATTAATGTGCCTGAAAGTAAAGAAATGACTGTGTCGAAAACAAAAATAAACAAAGTTGAAGTCGGCATTCACAATATTTTTGTGGTGGCCGCAAATGATA
- a CDS encoding glycoside hydrolase family 9 protein: MTKTEKSKQCFSTGKKLMNGILALFLLSCSYAVFGQKMKVNELEYFEKTGVNILVFSSEYNGMFFDEKTAAVEIIHHGVRTSTGGAVRLQNTPEQWDLVPEVTERKVDRENNSIEVTLRYDELDFESKLLVTAKGEGVEINVILDEPLPEKLQGRAGFNLEFLPAAYFEKMYLMDGKPGTFPRYPSSDTKIEPGSKKIHQFAGHTTFDDRGKDEFIVPFPLASGNMLVMAPEDTERLIKIKSETELMLFDGRNVAQNGWFIVRSLLPAEKTGKVLSWYLEPNAINNWVRKPVVGFSQVGYVPDQEKVAVIELDKNDTPLKTASLLKVTEEGDFVEKLKGEVKIWGDYKRYNYAKFDFSVIKEPGIYCIQYGDQKTNTFSIDTDVYNNIWQPTFDVWFPVQMDHMQVNEAYRTWHGEPYKDDCLQAPLNHQHFDGYEQGPTTDTKYKPLEHIPGMAVGGWFDAGDFDIQTGSHNSVITEFVGLWEQFGVDRDQTYIDQKTRYVDIHRPDGQPDVLQQIEHGVLNLVAQVENIGHPVRGIIVPNLHQYHHLGDAMTETDNLPYNSELDPFETDGVSSGTMDDRWAFTNRSSFLDYQTAATFSAASRALKGYNDELAGKCLEYAVKLVEEADEAIKNNSDTGEPWMRMMARGADLSTVLELYITTKEQKYRDRFEEKLWPILDQPTGGRDFGQMFFASRSLNPALKAIPYMDNAYKTKLRGYIVNYKASLEAMEENNPYGVPISGSGWGGSGMVVNAAITNYHAHKAFPDVIDKEYVFKGLNYIFGCHPYSNISFVNAVGTKSKKVAYGNNRADFTTIAGGIVPGLLLLKPDFFENKDDWPFLWGENEVTIGGSAEYIFLSHAILDLVNN; this comes from the coding sequence ATGACTAAAACAGAGAAAAGTAAACAATGCTTTTCCACCGGGAAAAAGTTAATGAATGGGATTTTGGCTTTGTTTCTGTTAAGCTGTTCGTATGCTGTTTTTGGGCAAAAGATGAAGGTGAACGAACTGGAGTATTTTGAGAAGACAGGTGTAAATATTCTTGTTTTTAGCAGCGAATACAATGGAATGTTCTTTGATGAAAAAACGGCAGCTGTAGAAATTATACATCATGGCGTACGCACCTCTACCGGTGGGGCAGTACGACTTCAAAACACTCCTGAACAATGGGATTTGGTCCCCGAAGTGACTGAGCGGAAAGTAGATCGTGAAAATAACTCAATTGAAGTTACTTTGCGTTACGATGAGCTTGATTTTGAATCGAAGTTGCTTGTAACCGCGAAAGGTGAGGGGGTAGAGATTAATGTAATTCTTGATGAGCCACTCCCTGAAAAATTACAAGGGAGAGCCGGTTTTAATCTTGAGTTTCTACCAGCGGCTTATTTCGAAAAAATGTATCTGATGGATGGTAAACCGGGAACGTTTCCCCGTTACCCGTCGAGTGATACTAAAATAGAACCCGGAAGCAAAAAGATACACCAGTTTGCAGGACATACCACTTTCGATGACCGGGGAAAAGACGAATTTATTGTTCCTTTTCCTTTAGCCAGCGGAAATATGCTTGTTATGGCTCCTGAAGATACCGAACGGCTGATAAAAATTAAAAGCGAAACCGAGCTGATGTTGTTCGATGGCCGAAATGTGGCGCAAAATGGTTGGTTTATTGTGCGCAGTTTACTTCCTGCAGAAAAAACTGGGAAAGTACTAAGTTGGTACCTTGAACCTAATGCAATAAACAACTGGGTACGTAAACCGGTCGTTGGTTTTTCGCAGGTTGGCTATGTCCCCGATCAAGAAAAAGTAGCAGTAATTGAACTGGATAAAAATGATACTCCTTTAAAAACAGCTTCATTACTAAAGGTTACTGAAGAGGGCGATTTTGTAGAAAAGCTGAAAGGCGAGGTTAAGATATGGGGAGACTACAAACGATACAATTACGCTAAATTCGATTTCAGTGTAATTAAAGAACCTGGAATTTACTGCATTCAATACGGCGATCAAAAAACAAACACATTTTCCATAGATACTGATGTTTACAACAATATCTGGCAGCCCACTTTCGATGTGTGGTTTCCCGTGCAAATGGATCACATGCAGGTGAATGAAGCCTATCGAACCTGGCATGGCGAACCCTACAAAGACGATTGTTTACAGGCTCCGTTAAATCATCAGCATTTTGATGGTTACGAACAAGGCCCAACTACTGATACAAAATACAAACCACTCGAACATATTCCAGGAATGGCCGTTGGAGGCTGGTTTGATGCCGGTGATTTTGACATTCAAACCGGTTCGCACAACAGTGTAATAACTGAATTTGTTGGATTATGGGAACAATTTGGTGTTGATAGAGATCAGACCTACATCGACCAGAAAACACGTTATGTCGACATTCATCGTCCCGATGGACAGCCCGATGTGTTGCAGCAAATTGAACATGGGGTGTTAAACCTGGTGGCACAGGTAGAAAATATTGGACACCCGGTGCGCGGTATTATTGTACCCAACCTGCACCAGTATCATCACCTTGGCGATGCGATGACAGAAACCGATAATCTACCATATAACTCAGAGTTAGACCCATTTGAAACCGACGGTGTTTCGAGTGGAACAATGGACGATCGCTGGGCTTTTACTAACCGCAGCTCGTTTTTGGATTATCAAACGGCAGCAACTTTTTCAGCAGCCAGCCGTGCGCTGAAAGGCTACAATGATGAATTGGCCGGTAAATGTTTAGAATACGCTGTGAAGTTAGTGGAAGAGGCAGACGAAGCCATAAAAAACAATAGCGATACTGGCGAACCCTGGATGAGAATGATGGCGCGTGGAGCCGATTTGAGTACGGTTCTTGAGCTTTACATTACCACAAAAGAACAAAAATATCGAGATCGTTTTGAAGAAAAGCTATGGCCAATTCTGGATCAGCCAACAGGTGGTCGCGATTTTGGACAAATGTTTTTTGCCAGCAGAAGCTTAAATCCAGCGTTAAAAGCCATTCCGTATATGGATAACGCATACAAAACAAAACTGAGAGGCTACATTGTTAACTACAAGGCATCGTTGGAAGCAATGGAGGAAAACAATCCTTATGGTGTGCCGATTTCGGGAAGCGGATGGGGTGGTAGCGGAATGGTTGTAAATGCAGCCATTACCAACTATCATGCACACAAAGCTTTTCCCGATGTAATTGATAAAGAGTATGTTTTTAAAGGACTGAACTATATTTTTGGTTGTCACCCGTATTCAAATATATCGTTTGTAAATGCGGTAGGAACAAAATCCAAAAAAGTGGCCTACGGAAATAACAGGGCAGATTTTACAACCATTGCCGGTGGAATTGTTCCCGGATTGTTGTTGTTAAAACCCGATTTTTTTGAAAATAAGGACGACTGGCCATTTTTATGGGGCGAAAATGAAGTTACCATTGGCGGCTCTGCCGAATATATTTTCCTGTCACATGCTATTCTTGATCTTGTAAATAATTGA
- a CDS encoding alpha-glucuronidase, whose amino-acid sequence MTKFLTALLTFVLISTGIRAENGHNLWLRAKSTIPVEVKCSKKSPTIDIAITELKNGWQGKAGQVIELKIVKDKLLKEDGFRINGESIQAKTDAGLLYGAFEILRRQQTGESISDEVVNPSYNLRLLNHWDNLDGSVERGYAGRSIFWRGIDSMEVSSEDIKLWKEYARANASVGINATVLNNVNASPTMLTTPVLERAKAVADVLRPYGIKTYLSVNFASPEVIGGLETADPLDPAVKAWWKEKVKEIYDLIPDFGGFLVKANSEGQPGPQNFGRNHADGANMMAEALEPYNGIVMWRAFVYDPSDEDRAKQAYNEFVPLDGQFHDNVIIQVKNGPVDFQPREPFSPLFGAMKKTTVMPELQVTMEYLGQSVHLVFLATMWEEFLKSETWQEGTGSTVARCTDGSLFNQKYSAIAGVANIGLDANWCGHDFAQANWYAFGRQAWDNSISSAQIADEWLKLTFGPENLDKETSSYDLEWNLSFLQPVKQMMLNSHEATVNYMMPLGLHHIFSAHAHYGPGPWWAPRGMRADWTPPYYHQADSLGIGFDRTATGSNAISQYHEPLASQLANLNTCPEVLLLWFHHVSWDHKMKNGRTLWNELCYRYDEGVNQVREFQRVWDKAERFVDAERFEAIQHKLTEQSMNAQEWKDACTLYFQQFSKQPIPYELERPMFNMDELLERDRHRVRRSQ is encoded by the coding sequence ATGACCAAGTTCCTGACAGCACTTTTAACTTTTGTTTTAATAAGTACCGGAATAAGGGCCGAAAATGGACACAACTTGTGGCTGCGAGCCAAAAGCACGATCCCTGTTGAAGTAAAGTGTTCAAAAAAATCACCCACCATCGACATTGCAATTACCGAACTAAAGAATGGTTGGCAGGGGAAAGCCGGCCAGGTTATTGAGTTGAAGATTGTAAAAGATAAACTTTTGAAAGAGGATGGCTTTCGTATAAACGGTGAAAGCATACAAGCTAAAACTGATGCAGGTTTGTTGTACGGTGCTTTCGAAATTTTACGCAGGCAACAAACTGGTGAATCGATAAGTGACGAAGTTGTAAATCCGTCGTATAATTTACGTTTGCTAAACCACTGGGATAACCTGGACGGAAGCGTTGAACGGGGCTATGCCGGACGTTCTATCTTTTGGCGAGGAATCGATTCGATGGAAGTATCCTCAGAAGATATAAAACTTTGGAAAGAATATGCCAGGGCCAATGCTTCGGTAGGAATTAATGCAACAGTATTGAACAATGTAAATGCTTCGCCAACCATGTTAACCACGCCTGTTTTAGAGCGGGCAAAAGCTGTTGCCGATGTACTGCGCCCCTATGGAATAAAAACCTACTTGTCTGTAAATTTTGCTTCGCCTGAAGTAATTGGGGGGCTTGAAACTGCTGATCCTCTTGATCCTGCTGTAAAAGCTTGGTGGAAGGAGAAAGTAAAAGAAATATATGATTTGATTCCCGATTTTGGAGGCTTTCTGGTAAAAGCAAACAGCGAAGGACAACCCGGACCGCAAAACTTTGGGCGGAATCACGCCGATGGAGCGAATATGATGGCCGAAGCACTCGAACCCTACAACGGAATTGTTATGTGGCGTGCCTTTGTTTACGATCCGTCAGATGAAGACCGTGCCAAACAAGCATACAATGAATTTGTGCCACTGGATGGACAATTTCATGATAATGTGATTATTCAGGTAAAAAACGGTCCTGTCGATTTTCAGCCGCGCGAACCGTTTAGCCCATTATTTGGCGCAATGAAAAAGACAACTGTAATGCCTGAACTTCAGGTTACAATGGAATATTTAGGCCAATCTGTACATCTGGTTTTTCTGGCTACCATGTGGGAAGAATTTCTAAAAAGCGAAACCTGGCAGGAAGGTACCGGAAGTACGGTTGCCCGTTGCACCGATGGCAGTCTTTTCAATCAGAAATACAGCGCTATTGCCGGCGTAGCAAACATTGGGCTCGATGCCAACTGGTGTGGTCACGATTTTGCTCAAGCCAACTGGTATGCATTTGGTCGTCAAGCCTGGGATAATTCTATTAGCAGTGCTCAAATAGCTGATGAATGGTTGAAACTTACTTTCGGACCAGAAAATTTAGATAAAGAAACAAGCTCATATGACCTGGAGTGGAATTTGTCGTTTTTGCAGCCCGTAAAACAAATGATGCTCAACAGTCACGAAGCCACTGTTAATTACATGATGCCTTTAGGGCTTCACCACATATTCTCGGCACATGCACATTACGGACCAGGCCCATGGTGGGCTCCGCGTGGTATGCGTGCAGACTGGACTCCTCCATATTACCATCAGGCCGATTCTTTGGGGATTGGATTTGATCGTACGGCTACGGGCAGCAATGCAATTAGTCAGTATCACGAGCCGCTTGCCAGCCAGTTAGCCAACCTGAATACTTGTCCCGAGGTACTTTTACTTTGGTTTCATCATGTTTCGTGGGATCATAAAATGAAGAATGGCAGAACACTTTGGAATGAGCTATGCTACCGCTATGACGAAGGTGTGAATCAAGTGCGGGAATTTCAGCGCGTTTGGGACAAGGCCGAGCGTTTTGTCGATGCGGAACGATTTGAAGCTATTCAGCATAAGCTTACAGAACAGAGTATGAATGCACAGGAGTGGAAAGATGCCTGTACGCTGTATTTTCAGCAATTCAGTAAACAACCAATTCCTTATGAACTGGAGCGCCCAATGTTTAACATGGATGAGCTACTTGAGCGTGACAGACACCGTGTTCGAAGAAGTCAATAG
- a CDS encoding glycoside hydrolase family 97 catalytic domain-containing protein — MVKNYILAIFFILIIGPISAQQNQITSPDGKLVVSVEINNGVPVYSVLLNSKTFIKESPLGMETNIGDFTQELTLSEPVQTNQISDSYELRNIKQSKVEYTANEAVFSFLKNDKAVFDVVFQVSNNNIAFRYKVHPQKETRSCVVKRESTGFVFPEGTTTFLCPQMKPMTGFARTAPSYETDYTLDDEMGKNGWGFGYTFPCLFKVNDEGWVLISETGVDSRYCASRLVGNEDKSYSIAYPLQEENNGNGTNTAGIPLPGFTPWRIITVGETLAPIVETTIPFDVVEPLYVASQEYKYGSGSWSWIIKMDGATTFDVQKEYIDFSAAMGFETVLVDALWDTQIGRDKIEELAKYAASKDVALYLWYNSNGYWNDAPQGPRGIMDNTITRRKEMAWMKSIGIRGIKVDFFGGDKQLTLKLYENILYDANDYGLLVVFHGCTLPRGWERMFPNFASAEAVRASENLHFGQHSCDIEALNACLHPFIRNAVGSMDFGGSALNEFYNANNTPGRGTKRMTSDVYALATAVLFQSAVQHFALAPNNLTDAPEWAINFLKEVPTTWDEVRFIDGYPGKYVVLARRHGDTWYVAGINAQKETMELTIKLPMIAAGSNYRIYTDDAGLNGKLETERLAKSQEIKISIPGNGGLLIVNN, encoded by the coding sequence ATGGTGAAGAATTATATTCTGGCAATATTTTTTATTCTTATTATTGGCCCAATATCAGCTCAACAAAATCAAATAACAAGTCCTGACGGGAAACTAGTCGTTTCAGTGGAAATTAATAATGGAGTACCTGTTTACAGTGTTTTGTTAAACAGTAAAACTTTTATCAAAGAATCTCCACTCGGAATGGAAACCAATATTGGTGATTTTACACAGGAACTTACCCTTTCCGAGCCGGTTCAAACAAATCAAATATCCGATTCTTACGAACTCCGAAACATTAAACAAAGCAAGGTAGAGTACACGGCTAACGAAGCTGTTTTTTCATTTCTGAAAAATGATAAAGCAGTTTTTGATGTAGTTTTTCAGGTAAGCAATAATAACATTGCTTTTCGATATAAAGTGCATCCGCAAAAAGAAACGCGAAGTTGCGTGGTAAAACGCGAATCAACGGGCTTTGTATTCCCTGAAGGAACTACAACCTTTTTGTGTCCGCAAATGAAACCCATGACAGGTTTTGCCCGTACCGCTCCCAGCTACGAAACTGATTATACACTTGACGATGAAATGGGAAAAAACGGATGGGGATTTGGATACACTTTTCCCTGTTTGTTTAAAGTGAATGATGAAGGTTGGGTACTGATTTCGGAGACAGGAGTTGACAGCCGTTATTGTGCCAGCCGCCTGGTCGGTAATGAAGACAAAAGCTACTCAATTGCATATCCTTTACAAGAAGAAAACAACGGAAACGGCACAAACACGGCCGGTATTCCTTTGCCAGGATTTACTCCCTGGCGAATCATTACCGTTGGTGAAACATTGGCTCCAATTGTTGAAACTACCATCCCTTTCGATGTTGTGGAGCCACTTTACGTGGCCTCGCAAGAATATAAATACGGAAGCGGCAGTTGGAGTTGGATCATAAAAATGGATGGTGCAACAACTTTTGATGTTCAAAAAGAATACATTGATTTTAGCGCTGCAATGGGATTTGAAACCGTTTTGGTAGATGCCTTGTGGGATACGCAGATTGGTCGCGACAAAATTGAAGAGTTGGCGAAATATGCTGCCTCAAAAGATGTTGCTTTGTATTTGTGGTACAATTCCAACGGTTACTGGAACGATGCTCCACAAGGGCCTCGCGGAATTATGGATAATACCATTACCCGGCGCAAAGAAATGGCCTGGATGAAAAGTATTGGAATCAGGGGAATTAAAGTCGACTTTTTTGGTGGCGACAAACAGCTTACCCTGAAACTATACGAAAACATTTTGTATGATGCCAACGATTATGGCCTGTTGGTTGTTTTTCACGGTTGTACCTTGCCACGTGGGTGGGAACGCATGTTCCCAAACTTTGCCTCTGCCGAAGCAGTGCGTGCCAGCGAAAATCTACATTTCGGACAGCACAGTTGCGACATCGAAGCTTTAAATGCTTGTTTGCATCCTTTCATCCGCAATGCCGTTGGCAGCATGGATTTTGGTGGAAGTGCCCTAAACGAGTTTTACAATGCCAACAATACGCCGGGAAGAGGAACAAAACGAATGACTTCGGATGTTTATGCTTTGGCAACAGCTGTTCTGTTTCAAAGTGCAGTGCAGCATTTTGCACTGGCGCCCAACAATCTTACAGATGCCCCTGAATGGGCCATCAATTTTTTGAAAGAAGTACCAACTACATGGGACGAAGTGCGTTTTATCGACGGTTACCCCGGAAAATATGTGGTGTTGGCGCGCAGACATGGCGATACCTGGTATGTGGCTGGTATTAATGCACAGAAAGAAACCATGGAATTAACGATAAAACTGCCAATGATAGCTGCCGGAAGCAACTATCGAATATATACCGACGATGCAGGGTTGAATGGAAAACTTGAAACTGAACGATTAGCTAAAAGTCAGGAAATAAAGATTTCGATTCCTGGCAACGGCGGATTACTGATCGTGAATAATTAA
- a CDS encoding TAXI family TRAP transporter solute-binding subunit, with the protein MKVLIQRPLVKLLPVALFLLLATSVCPLQAQEDLDVGETGWAVKRPVMASACANGCPWGELGDFARDAMEPLGYSVILCRNCNRTYGPRLVSENDYPPPLDEVNLEDGVNVRVDAPVDFGVTSSAMLSSAYHGQLAGKGPFKNLRLVAKIEDPFYFLIAIKKDSGIKSFDQIKKQQMPVRIMGIDGNMKSVLDFYGISADDIKAWGGKYGVSLDEALDGDFDIISGFLASPAMNPESSFWTSISQKYDLHFLELPDELLQTIVDNNVDAELVDAQQCLLNGLDRRIKTVGRSGEAFFIRDDAPEQAAYDLAKAIDENRGQLKWYIRIYSYDQNTVWQNFGVPLHPGAERYYREAGYFK; encoded by the coding sequence ATGAAAGTCTTGATACAAAGGCCACTGGTAAAATTATTGCCGGTGGCCTTATTTCTGTTATTGGCGACATCGGTTTGCCCTCTTCAGGCGCAGGAAGATCTTGATGTTGGTGAAACCGGCTGGGCGGTTAAACGACCGGTAATGGCGTCGGCCTGTGCGAATGGCTGCCCTTGGGGAGAGTTGGGCGATTTTGCACGAGATGCTATGGAACCACTTGGGTATTCTGTAATTCTTTGCCGCAATTGTAACCGAACTTACGGGCCGCGTTTGGTATCAGAAAACGATTATCCACCTCCGCTTGACGAAGTTAATTTGGAAGATGGAGTAAATGTACGTGTTGATGCACCCGTTGATTTTGGTGTTACATCAAGTGCTATGCTTAGTTCTGCCTATCACGGACAGCTGGCGGGGAAAGGACCGTTTAAAAACCTGCGGCTGGTTGCCAAAATAGAGGATCCATTTTACTTTCTGATTGCTATAAAAAAGGACTCAGGAATTAAAAGTTTCGATCAAATAAAAAAACAGCAGATGCCTGTGCGCATAATGGGGATCGATGGAAATATGAAATCGGTTTTGGATTTTTATGGAATTAGTGCGGACGACATTAAGGCATGGGGCGGAAAATACGGCGTTTCGCTTGATGAGGCGCTTGATGGCGATTTTGATATCATCTCGGGCTTTCTTGCCAGTCCGGCCATGAATCCCGAATCTTCATTCTGGACAAGCATCAGCCAGAAATACGACTTGCATTTTCTGGAATTGCCCGACGAATTGCTTCAAACAATCGTTGATAATAATGTTGACGCTGAACTTGTTGATGCGCAACAGTGTCTGTTGAATGGGCTTGATAGAAGAATCAAAACTGTTGGTCGTTCCGGCGAAGCCTTTTTTATTCGCGATGACGCTCCGGAGCAGGCTGCTTACGATTTGGCCAAAGCAATTGATGAAAATCGCGGTCAGCTGAAATGGTATATCCGCATTTATTCCTACGATCAAAATACCGTTTGGCAAAACTTTGGTGTTCCTTTGCATCCGGGTGCTGAAAGGTATTACCGAGAAGCTGGCTACTTCAAATAA
- a CDS encoding carboxylesterase family protein — MKKTFYLIAIAIIVIMNACSQLPPEQVKVEQGIVEGTIEDGLRVFKGVPFAAPPVGDLRWKAPQPAEKWEGVKETKEFGLSPMQGGNPPAGKSEDCLYLNIWTPAMTAEEKLPVLVWIYGGGFSGGATSYYDGAILAKKGVILVSVAYRVNQFGFLAHPELSAESPNHVSGNYGILDQIASLQWIQDNIAAFGGDPSNVTIFGESAGGISVSMLCASPLAKGLFSAAISQSGGSFGPTRPSTMPGENMKTLEKAEADGVEYMQKAGVSSLAELRALSADEVPSGFGMAGGWPVVDGYVIPDDQYKLYEEGKYNDVPVLIGYNSDEGASFSREKDPEQYYAGVRARYGKFADKLIEAYPAGENTVPKTARDLSRDAAFGWHTWSWARLQSETGQSDVYLYYFDQHPDYPEDSPRYGYGSPHGQDVAFVFGLKPEDKHENESDMALSEVMVDYWTNFAKHGNPNGEGVPEWPAFSNENPDVMYLKGATPFVGEVPSAASLEVLNEYFEWRRSPEGKEWVNSLE; from the coding sequence ATGAAAAAAACATTCTATTTAATTGCAATCGCAATCATCGTTATTATGAATGCTTGTTCTCAACTTCCGCCTGAGCAGGTAAAAGTTGAACAGGGAATTGTAGAAGGAACCATTGAGGATGGTCTTCGGGTTTTTAAAGGAGTGCCATTTGCCGCGCCTCCGGTAGGCGATTTGCGCTGGAAAGCACCGCAACCTGCCGAAAAGTGGGAGGGAGTAAAAGAAACTAAAGAATTTGGTCTTTCTCCAATGCAGGGGGGTAATCCTCCGGCTGGAAAAAGCGAAGACTGTCTGTACCTGAACATCTGGACTCCGGCAATGACGGCCGAAGAAAAATTACCCGTGTTGGTTTGGATTTACGGCGGCGGTTTTAGTGGCGGAGCAACCTCGTATTACGATGGGGCTATACTGGCAAAAAAAGGAGTTATTTTGGTAAGTGTTGCTTACCGTGTAAATCAGTTTGGCTTTTTGGCGCACCCTGAACTGAGTGCTGAAAGCCCAAATCATGTTTCGGGAAACTACGGTATTCTCGATCAGATTGCCAGTTTACAATGGATACAGGATAACATTGCCGCTTTTGGTGGCGATCCTTCTAATGTTACCATCTTCGGCGAATCGGCCGGTGGTATTTCGGTAAGTATGTTGTGCGCATCGCCTTTGGCAAAAGGCTTATTTAGCGCTGCTATTTCGCAAAGTGGAGGTTCGTTTGGGCCAACCCGTCCATCAACTATGCCGGGCGAAAATATGAAAACACTGGAAAAGGCAGAAGCCGATGGCGTGGAATACATGCAAAAAGCAGGTGTTTCCAGTTTGGCAGAACTTCGTGCTTTGAGTGCCGATGAAGTACCAAGCGGTTTCGGAATGGCCGGCGGATGGCCAGTTGTTGATGGCTATGTAATTCCTGATGATCAGTATAAACTTTACGAAGAGGGAAAATACAACGATGTGCCGGTGCTAATTGGGTACAATTCGGATGAAGGAGCAAGTTTCTCGCGCGAAAAAGATCCCGAACAATATTATGCGGGTGTAAGAGCACGATACGGAAAATTTGCCGACAAACTGATTGAAGCTTATCCTGCGGGAGAAAACACGGTTCCTAAAACTGCACGCGACCTCTCACGCGATGCCGCTTTTGGCTGGCATACCTGGAGTTGGGCTCGTTTGCAATCGGAAACCGGACAATCAGATGTTTACTTGTATTATTTCGATCAGCACCCCGATTATCCGGAAGATTCACCACGTTACGGATATGGTTCGCCACACGGACAGGATGTAGCTTTTGTTTTTGGATTGAAGCCCGAAGATAAACATGAGAATGAGTCTGATATGGCGCTTTCGGAAGTAATGGTTGACTACTGGACCAACTTTGCAAAACACGGCAATCCCAATGGTGAAGGTGTTCCTGAATGGCCGGCTTTCAGCAACGAGAATCCGGATGTAATGTACTTAAAAGGAGCAACGCCTTTTGTGGGCGAGGTTCCAAGTGCAGCGTCGTTAGAGGTGCTTAACGAGTACTTTGAGTGGCGACGTTCGCCCGAAGGCAAAGAATGGGTAAATAGTCTTGAATAA